A section of the Passer domesticus isolate bPasDom1 chromosome 17, bPasDom1.hap1, whole genome shotgun sequence genome encodes:
- the LOC135282469 gene encoding glutathione S-transferase theta-1 isoform X1, giving the protein MGLELYLDLLSQPCRSIYIFARSNNIPFEFKHVELFKGSVLGKKPAAGSGAEQPRAGPSNSEGASKVSLLKKVPALKDGDFTLAECTAILLYLSRKYNTPDHWYPSDIQQRARVDEYLSWHHANIRANAPKTMWIKVLIPLFTGQPLPSEKLQEVMEGLSTSLKQFEERFLQDKAFIIGSEISLADLVAIVELMQPVGVGCDIFEDRPRLREWRRRVEDAVGKELFFQAHEMILNIKELSNIQIDPQLKEQLAPVLMKMLK; this is encoded by the exons atggggctggagctgtACCTGGACCTGCTCTCGCAGCCCTGCCGCTCCATCTACATCTTCGCCCGGAGCAACAACATCCCCTTCGAGTTCAAGCACGTGGAGCTGTTCAAAG GCTCGGTGCTGGGGAAGAAGCCGGCGgcggggagcggagcggagcagccccgggcag GGCCATCAAACAGTGAAGGTGCAAGCAAAGTCAGCCTCTTGAAGAAAGTACCAGCACTGAAGGATGGAGACTTCACCCTTGCAGAATG CACTGCCATCCTGCTGTACCTGAGCCGCAAGTACAACACTCCTGACCACTGGTACCCCTCAGACATCCAGCAGCGGGCCCGTGTGGATGAGTACCTGTCCTGGCACCACGCCAACATCCGGGCCAACGCTCCCAAGACCATGTGGATCAAG GTGTTGATTCCCCTCTTCACAGGGCAGCCACTGCCCTCGGAGAAGCTCCAGGAGGTTATGGAGGGGCTGTCCACTTCCCTGAAGCAATTTGAGGAGAGGTTTCTGCAGGACAAGGCTTTTATCATTGGGAGTGAGATCTCCCTGGCAGATCTTGTGGCCATTGTGGAACTGATGCAA CCTGTTGGAGTTGGTTGTGACATCTTTGAAGACAGACCCAGGCTGAGGGAGTGGCGCAGGCGGGTGGAGGATGCTGTGGGGAAAGAGCTTTTTTTCCAAGCCCATGAGATGATCCTCAATATCAAAGAACTGAGCAATATTCAAATTGATCCACAGCTGAAAGAGCAACTGGCACCTGTGTTGATGAAGATGTTGAAATGA
- the LOC135282469 gene encoding glutathione S-transferase theta-1 isoform X2, protein MSLFLSSLLPWIINTDSSTTKQLGLTRDCSLAASIADWQLSTAFFQRPGPSNSEGASKVSLLKKVPALKDGDFTLAECTAILLYLSRKYNTPDHWYPSDIQQRARVDEYLSWHHANIRANAPKTMWIKVLIPLFTGQPLPSEKLQEVMEGLSTSLKQFEERFLQDKAFIIGSEISLADLVAIVELMQPVGVGCDIFEDRPRLREWRRRVEDAVGKELFFQAHEMILNIKELSNIQIDPQLKEQLAPVLMKMLK, encoded by the exons ATGTCCTTGTTTCTTAgttccctgctgccctggatAATAAACACAGACAGCAGCACAACCAAACAGCTGGGTCTGACGAGGGACTGCTCGTTAGCTGCAAGCATTGCTGACTGGCAACTTTCTACTGCATTTTTCCAAAGACCAG GGCCATCAAACAGTGAAGGTGCAAGCAAAGTCAGCCTCTTGAAGAAAGTACCAGCACTGAAGGATGGAGACTTCACCCTTGCAGAATG CACTGCCATCCTGCTGTACCTGAGCCGCAAGTACAACACTCCTGACCACTGGTACCCCTCAGACATCCAGCAGCGGGCCCGTGTGGATGAGTACCTGTCCTGGCACCACGCCAACATCCGGGCCAACGCTCCCAAGACCATGTGGATCAAG GTGTTGATTCCCCTCTTCACAGGGCAGCCACTGCCCTCGGAGAAGCTCCAGGAGGTTATGGAGGGGCTGTCCACTTCCCTGAAGCAATTTGAGGAGAGGTTTCTGCAGGACAAGGCTTTTATCATTGGGAGTGAGATCTCCCTGGCAGATCTTGTGGCCATTGTGGAACTGATGCAA CCTGTTGGAGTTGGTTGTGACATCTTTGAAGACAGACCCAGGCTGAGGGAGTGGCGCAGGCGGGTGGAGGATGCTGTGGGGAAAGAGCTTTTTTTCCAAGCCCATGAGATGATCCTCAATATCAAAGAACTGAGCAATATTCAAATTGATCCACAGCTGAAAGAGCAACTGGCACCTGTGTTGATGAAGATGTTGAAATGA
- the LOC135282469 gene encoding glutathione S-transferase theta-1 isoform X3, whose translation MASLSLLPLQTALMLTLPFHCLSLVSCDPTGKTSHRPSNSEGASKVSLLKKVPALKDGDFTLAECTAILLYLSRKYNTPDHWYPSDIQQRARVDEYLSWHHANIRANAPKTMWIKVLIPLFTGQPLPSEKLQEVMEGLSTSLKQFEERFLQDKAFIIGSEISLADLVAIVELMQPVGVGCDIFEDRPRLREWRRRVEDAVGKELFFQAHEMILNIKELSNIQIDPQLKEQLAPVLMKMLK comes from the exons ATGGCCAGCCTGAGCCTGCTTCCTCTGCAGACAGCTCTTATGCTGACTCTGCCATTTCACTGCCTTTCACTTGTGAGCTGTGACCCTACTGGGAAAACCTCACACA GGCCATCAAACAGTGAAGGTGCAAGCAAAGTCAGCCTCTTGAAGAAAGTACCAGCACTGAAGGATGGAGACTTCACCCTTGCAGAATG CACTGCCATCCTGCTGTACCTGAGCCGCAAGTACAACACTCCTGACCACTGGTACCCCTCAGACATCCAGCAGCGGGCCCGTGTGGATGAGTACCTGTCCTGGCACCACGCCAACATCCGGGCCAACGCTCCCAAGACCATGTGGATCAAG GTGTTGATTCCCCTCTTCACAGGGCAGCCACTGCCCTCGGAGAAGCTCCAGGAGGTTATGGAGGGGCTGTCCACTTCCCTGAAGCAATTTGAGGAGAGGTTTCTGCAGGACAAGGCTTTTATCATTGGGAGTGAGATCTCCCTGGCAGATCTTGTGGCCATTGTGGAACTGATGCAA CCTGTTGGAGTTGGTTGTGACATCTTTGAAGACAGACCCAGGCTGAGGGAGTGGCGCAGGCGGGTGGAGGATGCTGTGGGGAAAGAGCTTTTTTTCCAAGCCCATGAGATGATCCTCAATATCAAAGAACTGAGCAATATTCAAATTGATCCACAGCTGAAAGAGCAACTGGCACCTGTGTTGATGAAGATGTTGAAATGA
- the DDT gene encoding D-dopachrome decarboxylase has product MPFVELDTSLPAERLPPGLAQTLCAATADILGKPAERVNVTVRSGLPMVLSGSAEPCAQLAVSSIGVVGTAEQNKGHSARFFDVLTAQLGLGPDRIVIRFYPLEPWQIGKNRTVMTFL; this is encoded by the exons ATGCCGTTCGTGGAGCTGGACACCAGCCTGCCGGCCGAGCGGCTGCCGCCGGGGCTGGCCCAGACGCTGTGCGCCGCGACCGCCGACATCCTGGGCAAGCCGGCGGAg CGGGTGAACGTGACGGTGCGCAGCGGGCTGCCCATGGTGCTGTCGGGCTCGGCCGAGCCCTGCGCCCAGCTGGCGGTCTCGTCCATCGGCGTGGTGGGCACGGCGGAGCAGAACAAGGGGCACAGCGCCCGCTTCTTCGACGTCCTGACGGCGCAGCTGGGCCTCGGCCCCGATCG GATTGTCATCCGCTTTTACCCACTGGAGCCCTGGCAGATTGGCAAGAACAGGACAGTCATGACATTCCTGTGA